The Paenibacillus sp. G2S3 region GAGAGAATCGCACCAATAAAAGGTACAAAATTCATCACAACGGCGATCACTGTCAACAACAATGCATACTGCAGACCAATAATAAGGAAACCAATATACATCAGAACACCAAGCGCCAGATTGACTAACACCCGACCAACGATAAATCCACTTAATGCACTGTCAATTTCACTCATCATTGTAGTCCCTTCTCCACGATACTTCTTTGGAAAGAAACTTACAATCTTACGTCCAAATTTCCCACCTTCCTTAAGCATGTAAAATAACATAATAGGAAAGGTAAATAAAATAATCGCGAAATTTGAAACAAAGGAGAATAGACCCGTTACGTAATTCGAAATCAGATTAAATCCTTTATTCAAGTATTCAGTCAGTTGGGAAGCTAGATCCATATCTGCTGGGATAATAGAAGCCAGAAATCCACTGTCCTCGAGCCTCAATAGCTGCTGATTTACGGCTGCGATCAGATTTGGCATATTATCGACAAAATTAATTAGCTGTGTTCGAAGTGAAGGCCATACTCCAATACTAAAACCAAACAAGAGCAATGCAATGACCACATATACGATGATGATCGCAACAGAGCGATTTAGTTTATATTTCTCCAAAGTATTGATTAGAGGTCGGAGTAAATAATAGAAAAATCCTGCCAACATTAAGGGCACGATAATAACATTGAACAAAGACAAGATTGGACTGAAAATAAAATTAACTTGTGAGCCTAGAAATACGATACCTAACACCAAAAGGATCGCTATACAAACTCGAATGAATGTGTTCAGTTTAGCCATAGTTCTCTCCCATCTTCTATTTTCAAGTGTCTTTCATCTCGCTATTTGGAAATACGTATGGTGAATATCGTTAGTTCCTTGTTTCCGCGACTGAGATGAAGCGTGCCACCCATTTTCT contains the following coding sequences:
- a CDS encoding AI-2E family transporter, producing MAKLNTFIRVCIAILLVLGIVFLGSQVNFIFSPILSLFNVIIVPLMLAGFFYYLLRPLINTLEKYKLNRSVAIIIVYVVIALLLFGFSIGVWPSLRTQLINFVDNMPNLIAAVNQQLLRLEDSGFLASIIPADMDLASQLTEYLNKGFNLISNYVTGLFSFVSNFAIILFTFPIMLFYMLKEGGKFGRKIVSFFPKKYRGEGTTMMSEIDSALSGFIVGRVLVNLALGVLMYIGFLIIGLQYALLLTVIAVVMNFVPFIGAILSSIPIFIIGFIQSPSIAVWSIIIVLVAQQIQDNLIAPYIFGKKLDIHPLTTIILVLVGGDIGGIIAILLIIPLYMIVKIVLTKVYNLFVKNQRVEVEVEVEVEERL